A window of the Peromyscus leucopus breed LL Stock chromosome 22, UCI_PerLeu_2.1, whole genome shotgun sequence genome harbors these coding sequences:
- the Znrf4 gene encoding E3 ubiquitin-protein ligase ZNRF4 → MARSAWARGAPVALAALWLVLSPSSADAQVNLSSVDFSELPALLGVPLDPQGARSYLLVARPADACLAIESPGPDNNSQDPLVLVRPLGCKWERAGRRALRAGTAAASARPEDPGQQLRVHDDLEVTVRCDRPARVLLPHGGPCPDPECHPAVAASWALARALALAASTLFVLRQLWPWIRGWGSRGTTVKTQTCQKAQVRTFTRLSDLCAICLDDYEEGERLKILPCAHAYHCRCIDPWFSRAARRSCPLCKQSVASTHDGSTDSSVGGDDPPLPEHCPPIWAIQARLRSRRLELLARTVPCRRCSSTTSLGMAENVEPSEETYEPS, encoded by the coding sequence ATGGCGCGGTCGGCGTGGGCCCGAGGAGCCCCGGTGGCCCTGGCGGCCCTCTGGCTGGTCCTGTCCCCGTCGTCCGCGGACGCGCAGGTTAACCTGAGCTCCGTGGACTTCTCGGAGCTCCCGGCGCTCCTCGGGGTCCCCTTGGACCCCCAGGGCGCACGCAGCTACCTGCTGGTGGCCAGGCCGGCCGACGCCTGCCTCGCCATCGAGAGCCCCGGGCCCGACAACAACTCACAGGACCCACTCGTGCTGGTGCGGCCCCTGGGCTGCAAGTGGGAACGCGCGGGGCGGCGCGCGCTGAGGGCTGGAACCGCAGCGGCCTCCGCGCGCCCCGAGGACCCGGGGCAGCAGCTGCGCGTGCACGACGACCTGGAGGTGACCGTGCGCTGCGACCGGCCAGCGCGCGTCCTGCTGCCCCACGGGGGACCCTGCCCGGACCCCGAGTGTCACCCCGCCGTGGCCGCGTCCTGGGCGCTCGCTCGAGCCCTGGCCCTGGCCGCGTCCACGCTGTTCGTGCTGAGGCAGCTGTGGCCGTGGATCCGGGGCTGGGGGAGCCGGGGCACCACGGTGAAGACGCAGACGTGCCAGAAGGCGCAGGTGCGTACGTTCACGCGCCTCAGCGACCTGTGCGCCATCTGCCTGGACGACTACGAGGAGGGGGAGCGCCTCAAGATCCTGCCGTGCGCGCACGCGTACCACTGCCGCTGCATCGACCCCTGGTTCTCGCGCGCCGCGCGGCGCTCGTGCCCCCTGTGCAAGCAGTCGGTGGCCAGCACGCACGACGGCTCCACGGACAGCAGCGTGGGCGGCGACGACCCACCCCTGCCCGAGCACTGCCCACCCATCTGGGCCATCCAGGCCCGGCTGCGCTCCCGCAGGCTCGAGCTGCTAGCCCGGACAGTCCCCTGCCGTCGCTGCAGCAGCACCACGTCCCTGGGGATGGCCGAGAACGTGGAGCCGTCAGAAGAGACCTACGAGCCCTCCTGA